The Papaver somniferum cultivar HN1 unplaced genomic scaffold, ASM357369v1 unplaced-scaffold_107, whole genome shotgun sequence genome includes a region encoding these proteins:
- the LOC113327820 gene encoding BTB/POZ domain-containing protein At2g24240-like has product MRMQTDKVRFNVGGKLFETTATTLANAGRSSMFGATFDDQWNLQPREVNDEYFIDRDPECFSVLLNLLRTGELHLPPNIPEKLLYKEALFYGLLENVRTAKWGRFDGYQLNLTSTVKGRAPHHCTAIRAGPNGGCAVAHGSFVHVYNWMLEEHAPLILDHRKVNDIGWIDSENIVVSASKRSGDRVGGMGLFSSSTGDLMHRYEFKGQTAGSLCFNSSSKIFASCTGGIGMWDQVTGKQTDFFNEPSDCPLGDADKIQWLNGSNCLFVSALFPWRDHNHISLLDFRIKTRVWSWSNKVHVRENFIYGATAIEESNSICVAGYFEDLGFIDLRSTIGTIRWNPITRENKTHPYYPKLTLHAGHIFYSRGSNDGISVFSGPEYSLLTSSLGGVTRDFSIGCDRLLALHSQENVFDVWETPCPPNI; this is encoded by the coding sequence ATGAGAATGCAAACTGACAAGGTGAGGTTCAATGTTGGAGGCAAACTCTTCGAAACAACTGCAACAACACTTGCGAACGCAGGCAGAAGTTCCATGTTTGGAGCTACGTTTGATGATCAATGGAACCTTCAACCTAGAGAAGTCAATGATGAATACTTCATCGATCGAGACCCTGAATGTTTCTCTGTTCTTCTTAATCTCTTAAGAACAGGTGAGCTTCATCTACCTCCTAACATACCTGAAAAATTGCTGTACAAGGAAGCTTTATTTTATGGTCTTTTAGAAAACGTTAGAACTGCAAAGTGGGGCAGATTTGACGGTTACCAGTTAAACCTAACAAGTACGGTCAAGGGTCGCGCTCCTCACCATTGTACTGCAATAAGGGCAGGTCCTAATGGAGGTTGTGCTGTTGCTCATGGCAGCTTTGTTCATGTGTACAATTGGATGCTTGAAGAACATGCACCGTTGATTCTGGATCATCGAAAAGTTAATGATATTGGGTGGATCGATTCGGAGAATATTGTCGTCAGTGCTTCCAAAAGATCAGGGGATAGAGTTGGAGGAATGGGTCTTTTCAGTTCATCGACAGGTGATCTAATGCATAGGTATGAGTTTAAAGGCCAAACTGCTGGAAGTTTATGTTTTAACTCTAGTAGTAAGATATTTGCTAGTTGTACTGGCGGAATTGGAATGTGGGATCAAGTTACTGGGAAACAGACTGATTTTTTCAATGAACCTTCTGATTGTCCTCTTGGTGATGCTGATAAGATTCAATGGCTAAATGGAAGCAACTGTTTATTTGTTTCTGCATTGTTCCCATGGAGAGACCACAATCACATTAGTCTTTTAGATTTTAGAATCAAAACAAGGGTTTGGTCGTGGTCCAACAAAGTTCATGTAAGAGAAAATTTTATTTACGGTGCAACTGCAATCGAAGAAAGTAATTCCATATGTGTGGCTGGTTATTTCGAAGATCTGGGTTTCATAGATTTGAGAAGTACCATTGGTACCATAAGATGGAATCCAATAACTCGAGAAAACAAAACGCATCCTTATTATCCGAAATTAACATTACATGCAGGACATATATTTTATTCCAGGGGCAGCAATGATGGTATCTCCGTGTTTTCTGGACCTGAGTACTCGCTTTTAACATCCAGTCTTGGTGGTGTAACTCGCGACTTCTCAATAGGCTGTGATCGACTTTTGGCTCTTCATAGTCAGGAGAATGTGTTCGACGTGTGGGAGACTCCATGTCCCCCCAATATTTAA
- the LOC113328011 gene encoding fructokinase-2-like, with the protein MEEIKMEVIGFGLQVIKVSDEEVEFLTQGDASDEKNVLSLWFDGLKLLLVTDGEKGCRCFTKTFRGTVEGFSVKTVDTTGAGDAFIGSFLYSAAKDSSVLENELKLKNALQMANACGAICTTVKGAIPALPDHAAAQKLILGADLGV; encoded by the exons ATGGAGGAAATTAAGAT GGAAGTAATTGGTTTTGGTCTTCAAGTTATCAAGGTTAGTGACGAGGAGGTAGAGTTCTTAACCCAAGGGGATGCATCAGATGAGAAGAACGTTTTATCACTTTGGTTTGATGGTTTGAAGTTGCTGTTGGTAACTGATGGGGAGAAGGGGTGCAGATGCTTCACCAAGACTTTCAGAGGAACTGTAGAAGGATTCTCGGTGAAGACGGTGGATACTACTGGAGCTGGTGATGCCTTTATTGGTTCATTCCTTTACTCTGCTGCCAAAGATTCTTCAGTTCTGGAGAACGAATTGAAACTGAAGAACGCTCTTCAAATGGCTAATGCTTGTGGGGCTATCTGTACAACTGTGAAAGGAGCCATTCCAGCACTCCCAGACCATGCTGCTGCGCAGAAGCTCATCCTGGGTGCTGACTTGGGTGTTTAa
- the LOC113328013 gene encoding putative F-box protein At1g46984, with protein MNCNAPYATRSKKRNAVANPYATRSKKRDAVANPYMTRFQKRKAAANPLPRVETTLLDLPYHIITDILVRLPAECVFRCQLASKFLEILVRTPFFIRTHLARPTTPIIALQSFTQSSERDMKFYFTDEQAKKVEEANLKLDLHYMQKDDPVMLYNSYDGFFLLKNSKNYGSRSIFIIWNPITEEQATVTTEGYYFHVCGFYFNPHNKEYEVILHHWVYRDGNSGRYAFDILSVGSKSRRNIGKFPYVPKSESPPTIINGTLYWIVGNIVEEINCSNSIMAFEIRTKKFCTMPHGGAFCDYPCLHPYKMHLIEMEGKLGLCVVSSSDPNKLVLWVLNRETNSWAKTHTVTLAKCSTPKYLSYWPNTSEVEVLLKKDGKLLIRHNHRVLLWDLDSNTGKIVKKRGFEDDNFRPVVHTQSLVSLDTDKLIQLDSSRG; from the coding sequence ATGAATTGCAACGCCCCTTACGCGACAAGGTCTAAAAAACGTAATGCAGTTGCCAACCCATATGCGACAAGGTCTAAAAAGCGTGATGCAGTTGCCAACCCATACATGACAAGGTTTCAAAAACGTAAAGCAGCTGCCAACCCTCTACCAAGAGTTGAAACAACTCTCCTTGACCTCCCGTATCATATCATCACAGACATACTAGTTAGGCTCCCAGCAGAATGTGTTTTCCGGTGCCAACTAGCGTCTAAATTCCTTGAGATCTTAGTCAGGACTCCTTTCTTTATTCGCACACACCTTGCTCGTCCAACTACTCCTATCATCGCTTTGCAATCTTTTACACAATCTAGTGAACGGGATATGAAGTTTTATTTTACTGATGAGCAGGCTAAAAAGGTTGAGGAAGCGAACTTGAAACTTGATTTGCACTACATGCAGAAAGATGATCCGGTCATGCTTTATAATTCTTATGACGGgttttttttattgaaaaacaGCAAAAATTATGGATCGAGATCTATTTTTATCATATGGAATCCTATAACAGAAGAACAAGCAACTGTTACGACGGAAGGTTACTACTTCCACGTATGTGGATTTTATTTCAATCCTCACAACAAGGAATATGAGGTTATTCTTCATCACTGGGTATACAGAGATGGGAACAGTGGAAGGTATGCCTTCGACATACTAAGTGTTGGATCTAAATCAAGGAGAAATATTGGCAAATTCCCGTATGTGCCAAAGAGTGAAAGTCCTCCCACGATCATAAACGGGACATTATATTGGATTGTTGGCAACATTGTTGAGGAGATTAATTGTTCAAATTCCATTATGGCGTTTGAAATCAGAACAAAGAAGTTTTGCACGATGCCACATGGTGGGGCTTTTTGTGATTATCCTTGCCTTCATCCTTATAAAATGCACTTAATAGAGATGGAAGGGAAGTTGGGTTTATGTGTTGTTTCTTCCTCGGATCCTAATAAACTTGTGCTATGGGTTCTAAATCGTGAAACAAATAGCTGGGCCAAAACACATACTGTGACTCTTGCCAAATGCTCTACGCCGAAATATTTGTCATATTGGCCAAATACCTCGGAAGTGGAAGTTCTGCTTAAGAAGGATGGTAAATTGTTAATTAGACATAACCACAGAGTGTTACTTTGGGATTTGGATTCAAATACTGGCAAGATAGTTAAGAAGAGAGGATTTGAGGATGATAATTTTCGACCAGTGGTTCATACTCAGAGTCTAGTCTCCTTGGATACCGATAAATTGATACAGTTAGACTCATCAAGAGGTTAA